The genome window CTCGTTTACCGGCATCAGCTCAATGGCATTAACGCCCAGGCGGGCAATATAGTTTAAGGTATCTTTTACGGTTTTATAGCTGTGGGTGGCCACAAAATCGCGCACCAGCAATTCGTAAACTACAAGGTTTTTAGGCTCAGGGCGGGTAAATGTGCTGGTAGTCCAGCTGTAGGCGGGCTGGTTAGCTTCCATTACGCTCACTATGCCGGTTGTTTTACCGGTGGGATAGCTTTTTAAGTTGGGGTATATGGAGGCATCAATATATTTGTCGTTATCCGGGTCAAGTACCTTTTCGCAATAAGGGTCACCTATTTTAAACGACTGATCCACATAATACTGGTAAGCATATTCGGTATTGGGGTCAAGGTTATCTATCTGGATCCACCAGCGGCTGCCATCGGTAGAGTTGGTCATGTTATATTTGGCATCGGTCGACCAGCCGTTAAAATCGCCGGTAAGGGTAACGGTTTTTTTATTGGGTGCATACAAATTAAAAATGGCCGATTTACCGCCGTTTATAAAAGTAACGCCATCATTAGCGCCTGCCGGTACATCTTTAGCTGTCGGGTTAGGATCGGGAACGTTCCCGGAACCCTTGTCAACAGAGGGGGTTTTTGAGCATGAAATAACACCTGCCAGCAAGATCCAGGCAAACAATAAGTACAAATTCCTGATTTTCATTTATTTTCTTCGTTAAAATTGGTGCCTAAAGGTAGGTAATTTGTTTTGACAACTCCAATTTCTTCAATAATTTTCAGGCTGCTTAAATCACATGCTGTTTCACCAGCGCAATCAGTTCGTCCATGTCGAAAGGTTTTTTCAGGTAGGAGTTAGCGAGACCTTCTTCGGCAATTTCTTTCACGTTGCTTACTGCTGATATGATAATTATAGGGATGTGCTGTGTTTTCGGGTTTGTCTTCAGCTCCTTACTCAGCTGCTGGCCATTGGCGTCGCTTTTCCATTCGGTGAGCCAGTTGTCCATCAGGATAAGGCCGGGGTTGTGCTCCGTTACTTTTCCCAGGATCTTTGAGTCGCCCGATGAAAGCACTTCATACCCCTGCTCTTCCAATATGTAAACAATAGTGTCCCTAATGTCTTTATCATCCTCAATAACCAATATCTTTTTGGCCATAACCTTACAAGCTCCTTTATTGTTTAATAACAACCAAGGGTGCTGGTTTTGTTTTAGGCTGATGTGTTTTTTTTGTAAAAAATACTGTTACAATTAACCATCTCCAAAATGGCGAAATGCGAGCTTATAGAAAGTAGCCATTGGATTTGATTTTGATTTTTATTATTTTCGTATATAAACATCAAGCTATGACACATCTGACAATCAATAAAAAAAAATATGTGCTTTTGTCTGAAGAGAATTACCAGGAACTGCAAAAGAAGGCGGCATTAAAATGGAAGCCGGAAAAAACCTTTTCTGTTGAAGAGGCTAGGGCTTACAGT of Mucilaginibacter xinganensis contains these proteins:
- a CDS encoding response regulator; its protein translation is MAKKILVIEDDKDIRDTIVYILEEQGYEVLSSGDSKILGKVTEHNPGLILMDNWLTEWKSDANGQQLSKELKTNPKTQHIPIIIISAVSNVKEIAEEGLANSYLKKPFDMDELIALVKQHVI